From Streptomyces cyaneogriseus subsp. noncyanogenus, the proteins below share one genomic window:
- the iolC gene encoding 5-dehydro-2-deoxygluconokinase, producing MTYDLITMGRIGVDLYPLQTGVPLSRVTSFGKFLGGSAANVAVAAARLGRRTAVITRTGDDPFGAYLHEALRGFGVDDRWVTPVPGLPTPLTFCEVFPPDDFPLYFYRRPKAPDLEIDAHELDLDAVRAARMFWVTGTGLSEEPSRTATLAALAHRAKAGPTVFDLDWRPMFWSEPDAARPFYAQALRHTTVAVGNLDEVEIATGVREPHAAARALLAAGVELAVVKQGPEGVLAVSRDGTSAEIPPLPVTVLNGLGAGDAFGGSLCHGLLAGWDLERTVRHANAAGAIVASRLECSSAMPTPDEVAAALAAGAVR from the coding sequence ATGACGTACGACCTGATCACCATGGGGCGGATCGGAGTGGACCTCTACCCGCTCCAGACCGGTGTTCCGCTGTCGCGGGTGACGTCCTTCGGCAAGTTCCTCGGCGGCTCGGCGGCCAACGTGGCGGTCGCCGCCGCCCGGCTCGGGCGCCGTACGGCGGTGATCACCCGCACCGGCGACGACCCGTTCGGCGCCTACCTCCACGAGGCGCTGCGCGGCTTCGGTGTCGACGACCGCTGGGTCACCCCGGTCCCCGGGCTGCCGACGCCCCTCACCTTCTGCGAGGTCTTCCCGCCGGACGACTTCCCGCTGTACTTCTACCGGCGCCCCAAGGCACCCGACCTGGAGATCGACGCCCACGAGCTCGACCTCGACGCCGTCCGCGCCGCCCGGATGTTCTGGGTGACCGGCACCGGACTGAGCGAGGAGCCCAGCCGCACGGCGACCCTCGCCGCCCTGGCCCACCGCGCCAAGGCCGGGCCGACCGTCTTCGATCTCGACTGGCGCCCCATGTTCTGGTCCGAGCCGGACGCCGCCCGCCCCTTCTACGCGCAGGCCCTGCGCCACACCACCGTCGCCGTCGGCAACCTCGACGAGGTGGAGATCGCCACCGGCGTGCGCGAACCGCACGCCGCCGCCCGCGCGCTCCTGGCCGCCGGGGTGGAACTCGCCGTCGTCAAACAGGGCCCCGAGGGGGTCCTGGCGGTCTCCCGCGACGGCACCTCGGCCGAGATCCCCCCGCTGCCGGTGACCGTCCTCAACGGCCTCGGCGCCGGGGACGCCTTCGGCGGCTCGCTCTGCCACGGCCTGCTCGCCGGCTGGGATCTGGAGCGGACCGTGCGGCACGCCAACGCGGCCGGCGCGATCGTCGCCTCCCGTCTGGAGTGCTCCTCCGCGATGCCCACCCCGGACGAGGTGGCGGCGGCTCTCGCCGCCGGGGCCGTGCGGTGA
- a CDS encoding helix-turn-helix transcriptional regulator, which translates to MTDRRLWSYKDIAAHIRVQPDTVRSYRKHGLLPPPDHVEGGKPYWYADTIRAWVASRPGNRPRGGR; encoded by the coding sequence ATGACCGATCGACGGCTCTGGTCCTACAAGGACATCGCCGCCCACATCCGGGTGCAGCCGGACACCGTGCGGTCCTACCGCAAGCACGGGCTGCTGCCGCCGCCCGACCACGTGGAGGGCGGCAAGCCGTACTGGTACGCCGACACGATCCGGGCCTGGGTGGCCTCCCGCCCGGGCAACCGGCCCCGCGGAGGGCGCTGA
- a CDS encoding zinc-dependent alcohol dehydrogenase family protein yields MRAVVFERYGEPAEVREVADPRPAPHGVVVRVEATGLCRSDWHGWQGHDPGITLPHVPGHELAGVVEAVGERVTAWRPGDRVTVPFVCACGTCAACAAGDQQVCERQTQPGFTHWGSFAQYVALDHADVNLVAVPEDMPFATAASLGCRFATAFRAVVQQGRVAAGEWVAVHGCGGVGLSAVMIAAASGARVVAVDVSPAALELARTFGAARCVDAARTEDTAAAVRELTGGGAHLSLDALGSPATCAASVDGLRRRGRHVQVGLLPSASGTTPVPMARVIALELELLGSHGMAAHTYPPMLELVRSGALRPDLLVTATLPLDAAPAALAALGTAPGAGMTVIEPWS; encoded by the coding sequence ATGCGCGCGGTGGTGTTCGAGCGGTACGGGGAACCGGCCGAGGTGCGGGAGGTGGCCGACCCCCGGCCCGCCCCGCACGGGGTCGTGGTGCGCGTGGAGGCCACCGGGCTGTGCCGCAGCGACTGGCACGGCTGGCAGGGCCACGACCCCGGCATCACCCTGCCGCACGTGCCCGGCCACGAACTCGCCGGAGTGGTCGAGGCGGTGGGCGAGCGGGTCACCGCCTGGCGCCCCGGCGACCGGGTCACCGTGCCCTTCGTCTGCGCCTGCGGCACCTGCGCGGCCTGCGCGGCGGGCGACCAGCAGGTGTGCGAACGGCAGACGCAGCCCGGCTTCACCCACTGGGGTTCCTTCGCCCAGTACGTCGCCCTGGACCACGCCGACGTGAACCTCGTCGCCGTCCCCGAGGACATGCCGTTCGCGACGGCGGCCTCGCTCGGCTGCCGGTTCGCCACCGCGTTCCGGGCCGTGGTGCAGCAGGGCCGGGTGGCGGCGGGGGAGTGGGTCGCGGTGCACGGCTGCGGCGGGGTGGGCCTGTCGGCGGTGATGATCGCGGCGGCCTCCGGCGCGCGGGTCGTCGCCGTCGACGTGTCCCCCGCGGCGCTGGAGCTCGCGCGGACCTTCGGGGCGGCGCGGTGCGTGGACGCCGCCCGGACCGAGGACACCGCGGCGGCGGTCCGAGAGCTCACCGGCGGGGGTGCCCACCTCTCCCTCGACGCGCTCGGCTCCCCTGCCACCTGCGCCGCGTCCGTCGACGGCCTGCGCCGCCGGGGCCGCCACGTCCAGGTCGGCCTGCTGCCCTCCGCGTCCGGCACCACACCCGTGCCCATGGCCCGCGTGATCGCCCTGGAACTCGAACTGCTCGGCAGCCACGGCATGGCCGCGCACACCTATCCGCCGATGCTGGAGCTGGTCCGCTCCGGCGCGCTGCGGCCCGACCTGCTGGTCACCGCCACCCTCCCGCTGGACGCGGCCCCCGCCGCGCTGGCCGCGCTGGGTACGGCGCCCGGGGCGGGCATGACGGTCATCGAACCGTGGAGCTGA
- a CDS encoding heavy-metal-associated domain-containing protein, with protein sequence MTAQTDTPGSVTTVYKVSGMSCGHCEGAVSGEISQIPGVSSVQAVASTGEVTVVSAAPLDEAAVRAAVDEAGFELVGAA encoded by the coding sequence ATGACCGCCCAGACCGACACCCCGGGTTCCGTCACCACCGTCTACAAGGTGAGCGGAATGAGCTGCGGACACTGCGAGGGCGCCGTCTCCGGCGAGATCTCCCAGATCCCCGGCGTCAGCTCGGTGCAGGCCGTGGCCTCCACCGGTGAGGTCACCGTGGTCTCCGCGGCCCCGCTCGACGAGGCGGCCGTGCGTGCGGCCGTCGACGAGGCGGGCTTCGAGCTCGTCGGCGCCGCCTGA
- a CDS encoding heavy metal translocating P-type ATPase, with the protein MTSTTARTPTDTAPELSEVELLIGGMTCAACAARVEKKLNRMDGVTATVNYATQKARVAFPAGTEVADLIATVVKTGYTAREPEPPRQEPPATAGEASGDPDPASLRRRLTVSALLAAPVVLLAMVPALQFDNWQWLSLTLAAPVVVWGGLPFHRAAWTNLRHGAATMDTLVSLGTLAAFGWSLWALFLGEAGMPGMRHGFDLTVSRTDGASTIYLEVAAGVTAFLLLGRFLEARSKRRAGAALRALMELGAKDVAVLRDGREVRIAVDRLAVGDRFVVRPGEKIATDGVVVEGSAAVDTSLLTGESAPVDVAPGDPVTGATVNAGGRLVVEATGVGADTRLARMAKLVEDAQSGKAEAQRLADRVSGIFVPAVLLIAAGTFGAWLGTTGDQTAAFTAAVAVLIIACPCALGLATPTALMVGTGRGAQLGILIKGPEVLESTRRVDTVVLDKTGTVTTGRMTLQEVYAAEGTDEKELLRLAGAVEDASEHPVGRAIAAGAAERVGPLPAAHDFANVPGRGVRARVEGHEVAVGRLAEHTGPLPPEVTRAKEEAEREGRTAVVVGWDGAVRGVVAVADAVKDTSAEAVRELRALGLTPVLLTGDNRAVADAVARAVGIDQVIAEVRPEDKVAAVRRLQDEGRTVAMVGDGVNDAAALAAADLGLAMGTGTDAAIEAGDLTLVRGDLRVAADAIRLARATLGTIKGNLVWAFGYNVAALPLAAAGLLSPMIAGAAMAFSSVFVVTNSLRLRAFH; encoded by the coding sequence ATGACCAGCACCACCGCCCGTACGCCCACGGACACCGCGCCGGAGCTCTCGGAGGTCGAGCTGCTCATCGGCGGAATGACCTGCGCGGCCTGCGCGGCCCGCGTCGAGAAGAAGCTCAACCGCATGGACGGCGTCACCGCCACGGTGAACTACGCGACGCAGAAGGCCCGGGTCGCCTTCCCCGCCGGCACCGAGGTCGCCGACCTGATCGCGACCGTGGTGAAGACCGGGTACACCGCGCGGGAGCCCGAACCCCCGCGCCAGGAGCCCCCCGCCACGGCCGGGGAGGCGTCCGGCGACCCGGACCCGGCCTCCCTGCGCCGGCGGCTGACCGTCTCCGCCCTCCTCGCCGCCCCCGTGGTCCTGCTCGCGATGGTCCCGGCGCTCCAGTTCGACAACTGGCAGTGGCTCTCGCTGACCCTGGCCGCGCCCGTCGTCGTCTGGGGCGGCCTGCCCTTCCACCGCGCCGCCTGGACCAATCTGCGGCACGGCGCGGCGACCATGGACACGCTGGTCTCCCTGGGCACGCTGGCCGCGTTCGGCTGGTCGCTGTGGGCCCTGTTCCTCGGCGAGGCGGGCATGCCGGGCATGCGGCACGGCTTCGACCTCACCGTCTCCCGCACCGACGGCGCCTCGACGATCTACCTGGAGGTCGCCGCCGGGGTCACCGCCTTCCTGCTGCTCGGCCGCTTTCTGGAGGCCCGCTCCAAGCGGCGCGCCGGGGCCGCGCTGCGGGCGCTGATGGAGCTCGGCGCCAAGGACGTGGCGGTGCTCCGGGACGGGCGCGAGGTGCGGATCGCGGTGGACCGGCTGGCCGTGGGCGACCGGTTCGTCGTCCGCCCCGGCGAGAAGATCGCCACGGACGGCGTCGTCGTGGAGGGCTCCGCCGCGGTGGACACCTCGCTGCTGACCGGCGAGTCGGCCCCGGTGGACGTGGCGCCGGGCGACCCGGTCACCGGCGCCACGGTCAACGCCGGGGGGCGGCTGGTCGTGGAGGCCACCGGGGTGGGCGCCGACACCCGGCTGGCCCGGATGGCGAAGCTGGTGGAGGACGCGCAGAGCGGGAAGGCCGAGGCGCAGCGCCTGGCGGACCGCGTCTCCGGGATCTTCGTCCCGGCCGTGCTGCTGATCGCCGCCGGCACCTTCGGCGCCTGGCTGGGCACCACCGGCGACCAGACCGCCGCCTTCACCGCCGCCGTCGCGGTGCTGATCATCGCCTGCCCGTGCGCGCTGGGCCTGGCCACGCCGACCGCCCTGATGGTCGGCACCGGCCGCGGCGCCCAGCTCGGCATCCTCATCAAGGGCCCGGAGGTCCTGGAGTCCACCCGCCGCGTCGACACCGTCGTCCTGGACAAGACCGGCACCGTCACCACCGGCCGCATGACCCTCCAGGAGGTGTACGCCGCCGAGGGCACCGACGAGAAGGAGCTGCTGCGGCTCGCCGGCGCCGTCGAGGACGCCTCCGAGCACCCGGTGGGCCGGGCGATCGCCGCCGGTGCCGCGGAGCGGGTCGGCCCGCTGCCCGCCGCGCACGACTTCGCGAACGTGCCCGGGCGCGGCGTACGGGCGCGCGTGGAGGGCCACGAGGTGGCCGTGGGGCGTCTCGCCGAGCACACCGGCCCCCTCCCGCCGGAGGTGACGCGCGCGAAGGAGGAGGCCGAGCGGGAGGGCCGTACGGCCGTCGTGGTCGGCTGGGACGGGGCGGTACGCGGGGTGGTCGCGGTCGCCGACGCGGTGAAGGACACCAGTGCCGAGGCGGTGCGCGAGCTGCGGGCGCTGGGCCTGACGCCGGTGCTGCTGACCGGGGACAACCGGGCGGTGGCGGACGCGGTGGCCCGCGCCGTGGGGATCGACCAGGTGATCGCGGAGGTGCGGCCCGAGGACAAGGTCGCCGCCGTACGGCGGCTCCAGGACGAGGGGCGGACGGTCGCCATGGTGGGCGACGGGGTCAACGACGCCGCGGCGCTGGCCGCCGCCGACCTGGGCCTGGCGATGGGCACGGGCACGGACGCGGCGATCGAGGCGGGCGATCTGACGCTGGTGCGCGGGGACCTGCGGGTGGCCGCGGACGCGATCCGGCTGGCGCGCGCGACGCTGGGCACGATCAAGGGCAACCTCGTCTGGGCCTTCGGCTACAACGTCGCGGCGCTGCCGCTGGCCGCCGCCGGACTGCTGAGCCCGATGATCGCCGGGGCGGCGATGGCCTTCTCCTCCGTGTTCGTCGTCACGAACAGCCTGCGGCTTCGGGCCTTTCACTGA
- a CDS encoding citrate synthase, with product MSDNSVVLRYDGSEYTYPVIDSTVGDKGFDIGKLRAQTGLVTLDSGYGNTAAYKSAITYLDGEAGILRYRGYPIEQLAERSTFLEVAYLLINGELPTVDQLTAFQNDITQHTLLHEDVKNFYKGFPRDAHPMAMLSSVVSALSTFYQDSHNPFDETQRNLSTIRLLAKLPTIAAYAYKKSIGHPFVYPRNDLSYVENFLRMTFSVPAQEYELDPIVVSALDKLLILHADHEQNCSTSTVRLVGSSQANMFASISAGINALWGPLHGGANQSVLEMLEGIRDAGGDVDSFIRKVKNKEDGVRLMGFGHRVYKNFDPRAKIIKAAAHDVLSALGKSDELLDIALKLEEHALSDDYFVSRSLYPNVDFYTGLIYRAMGFPTEMFTVLFALGRLPGWIAQWHEMIKEPGSRIGRPRQIYTGVVERDFVPVEER from the coding sequence GTGAGCGACAACTCTGTAGTACTGCGGTACGACGGCAGCGAGTACACCTACCCGGTGATCGACAGCACCGTCGGCGACAAGGGCTTCGACATCGGCAAGCTGCGCGCCCAGACCGGTCTGGTGACGCTGGACAGCGGGTACGGCAACACCGCCGCCTACAAATCCGCCATCACCTACCTCGACGGCGAGGCGGGCATCCTCCGGTACCGCGGCTACCCGATCGAGCAGCTCGCCGAGCGCTCCACCTTCCTGGAGGTGGCCTACCTGCTGATCAACGGCGAGCTGCCGACCGTCGACCAGCTCACCGCGTTCCAGAACGACATCACGCAGCACACCCTGCTGCACGAGGACGTCAAGAACTTCTACAAGGGCTTCCCGCGCGACGCCCACCCGATGGCCATGCTGTCGTCGGTCGTCTCGGCGCTGTCCACCTTCTACCAGGACAGCCACAACCCGTTCGACGAGACGCAGCGCAACCTCTCCACCATCCGCCTGCTCGCCAAGCTCCCGACGATCGCGGCGTACGCCTACAAGAAGTCGATCGGCCACCCGTTCGTCTACCCGCGCAACGACCTGAGCTACGTCGAGAACTTCCTGCGCATGACCTTCTCGGTCCCGGCCCAGGAGTACGAGCTCGACCCGATCGTCGTCTCCGCGCTGGACAAGCTGCTGATCCTGCACGCGGACCACGAGCAGAACTGCTCGACCTCCACGGTCCGCCTGGTCGGCTCCTCGCAGGCGAACATGTTCGCCTCCATCTCGGCCGGCATCAACGCCCTGTGGGGCCCGCTGCACGGCGGTGCCAACCAGTCGGTGCTGGAGATGCTGGAGGGCATCCGCGACGCCGGCGGCGACGTCGACTCCTTCATCCGCAAGGTGAAGAACAAGGAGGACGGCGTCCGCCTGATGGGCTTCGGCCACCGGGTCTACAAGAACTTCGACCCGCGCGCCAAGATCATCAAGGCCGCCGCGCACGACGTCCTGTCCGCTCTCGGCAAGAGCGACGAGCTGCTCGACATCGCCCTGAAGCTGGAGGAGCACGCGCTCTCCGACGACTACTTCGTCTCGCGCAGCCTCTACCCGAACGTCGACTTCTACACCGGCCTGATCTACCGGGCCATGGGCTTCCCGACCGAGATGTTCACGGTCCTGTTCGCCCTCGGCCGCCTGCCGGGCTGGATCGCCCAGTGGCACGAGATGATCAAGGAGCCGGGTTCCCGCATCGGCCGTCCCCGCCAGATCTACACCGGCGTGGTCGAGCGCGACTTCGTGCCGGTCGAGGAGCGCTGA
- the recD2 gene encoding SF1B family DNA helicase RecD2, with amino-acid sequence MPTQTAAAAPGERKLAVLEGVLERITYANEENGYTVARVDTGRGAGDLLTVVGALLGAQVGESLRMEGRWGSHPQYGKQFHVENYTTVLPATVQGIRRYLGSGLVKGIGPVFADRITQHFGLDTLRIIEEEPGRLIEVPGLGPKRTKRIADAWEEQKAIKEVMLFLQTVEVSTSIAVRIYKKYGDASIFVVKNQPYRLAADVWGIGFLTADKIAQSVGIPHDSPERVKAGLQYALSQSADQGNCYLPEERLIADAVKLLQVDTGLVIECLAELAEPPEDGGDPGVVREKVPGPEGDGGEPVTAVYLVPFHRAELSLAAQLLRLLRTGEDRMPGFREVAWDKALTWLKGRTGADLAPEQEAAVKLALTEKVAVLTGGPGCGKSFTVRSIVELARAKKAKVVLAAPTGRAAKRLSELTGAEASTVHRLLELKPGGDAAYDRDRPLDADLVVVDEASMLDLLLANKLVKAVPPGAHLLFVGDVDQLPSVGAGEVLRDLLADGSPIPAVRLTRVFRQAQQSGVVTNAHRINAGQHPVTDGMKDFFLFVEDDTEEAGRLTVDVAARRIPARFGLDPRRDVQVLAPMHRGPAGAGTLNGLLQQAITPGRPEVPEKRFGGRVFRVGDKVTQIRNNYEKGKNGVFNGTVGVVTSLDPVDQRLTVLTDEDEEVPYEFDELDELAHAYAVTIHRSQGSEYPAVVIPVTTGAWMMLQRNLLYTAVTRAKKLVVLVGSRRAIGQAVRTVSAGRRCTALDFRLAGP; translated from the coding sequence ATGCCCACCCAGACCGCAGCCGCCGCCCCCGGTGAACGAAAGCTCGCCGTGCTCGAAGGCGTCCTGGAGCGCATCACGTACGCCAACGAGGAGAACGGCTACACGGTCGCCCGTGTCGATACCGGCAGAGGCGCCGGTGACCTGCTCACGGTCGTCGGCGCGCTGCTCGGGGCCCAGGTCGGGGAGTCCCTGCGCATGGAGGGGCGCTGGGGCTCGCACCCGCAGTACGGCAAGCAGTTCCACGTGGAGAACTACACGACGGTGCTGCCGGCCACCGTCCAGGGCATCCGGCGGTACCTCGGCTCGGGCCTGGTCAAGGGCATCGGCCCGGTCTTCGCCGACCGCATCACCCAGCACTTCGGGTTGGACACGCTGAGGATCATCGAGGAGGAGCCCGGGCGGCTCATCGAGGTGCCCGGGCTCGGCCCCAAGCGGACCAAGCGGATCGCCGACGCCTGGGAGGAGCAGAAGGCGATCAAGGAGGTGATGCTCTTCCTCCAGACCGTCGAGGTGTCGACGTCGATCGCCGTGCGGATCTACAAGAAGTACGGCGACGCCTCCATCTTCGTGGTGAAGAACCAGCCGTACCGGCTCGCGGCCGACGTCTGGGGCATCGGCTTCCTCACCGCCGACAAGATCGCCCAGTCCGTCGGCATCCCGCACGACAGCCCCGAACGCGTCAAGGCGGGCCTACAGTACGCGCTGTCGCAATCCGCCGACCAGGGCAACTGCTATCTGCCCGAGGAGCGGCTGATCGCCGACGCGGTCAAGCTGCTCCAGGTCGACACCGGCCTGGTCATCGAGTGCCTCGCCGAGCTGGCCGAGCCGCCGGAGGACGGCGGCGACCCGGGTGTCGTGCGCGAGAAGGTGCCCGGCCCGGAGGGCGACGGCGGGGAGCCGGTCACGGCCGTCTACCTCGTCCCCTTCCACCGGGCCGAGCTCTCCCTCGCCGCCCAGTTGCTGCGCCTGCTGCGCACCGGCGAGGACCGGATGCCCGGCTTCCGGGAGGTGGCGTGGGACAAGGCGCTGACCTGGCTGAAGGGCCGTACCGGCGCCGACCTGGCCCCCGAGCAGGAGGCCGCCGTCAAGCTGGCGCTGACCGAGAAGGTCGCCGTGCTGACCGGCGGCCCCGGCTGCGGCAAGTCCTTCACGGTCCGCTCGATCGTGGAGCTGGCCCGCGCGAAGAAGGCCAAGGTGGTGCTCGCCGCGCCGACCGGCCGGGCCGCCAAGCGCCTGTCCGAGCTGACCGGAGCCGAGGCGTCCACCGTCCACCGGCTGCTGGAGCTGAAGCCCGGCGGTGACGCCGCCTACGACCGGGACCGCCCGCTCGACGCCGATCTGGTGGTGGTCGACGAGGCGTCCATGCTGGACCTGCTGCTCGCCAACAAGCTGGTCAAGGCGGTCCCGCCCGGCGCCCACCTGCTCTTCGTCGGGGACGTGGACCAGCTCCCCAGCGTCGGCGCCGGGGAGGTGCTGCGCGACCTGCTCGCCGACGGCAGCCCGATCCCGGCCGTGCGGCTGACGCGCGTCTTCCGCCAGGCCCAGCAGTCGGGCGTGGTCACCAACGCCCACCGGATCAACGCCGGGCAGCACCCGGTCACCGACGGCATGAAGGACTTCTTCCTCTTCGTCGAGGACGACACCGAGGAGGCCGGCCGGCTCACGGTCGACGTCGCCGCCCGCCGCATCCCCGCCCGGTTCGGCCTGGACCCGCGCCGCGACGTCCAGGTGCTGGCCCCCATGCACCGGGGCCCGGCCGGGGCGGGCACCCTCAACGGCCTCCTCCAGCAGGCCATCACCCCCGGCCGCCCCGAGGTGCCCGAGAAGCGGTTCGGCGGCCGGGTCTTCCGGGTCGGCGACAAGGTGACCCAGATCCGCAACAATTACGAGAAAGGGAAGAACGGCGTCTTCAACGGCACCGTGGGTGTGGTCACCTCCCTCGACCCGGTCGACCAGCGCCTGACGGTGCTGACCGACGAGGACGAGGAGGTGCCGTACGAATTCGACGAACTGGACGAACTGGCCCACGCCTACGCGGTGACCATCCACCGCTCCCAGGGCAGCGAGTACCCGGCCGTCGTGATCCCGGTGACCACGGGCGCCTGGATGATGCTCCAGCGCAATCTGCTCTACACGGCGGTCACCCGCGCCAAGAAGCTGGTGGTCCTCGTCGGGTCGCGCCGGGCGATCGGCCAGGCGGTGCGCACGGTCTCGGCGGGCCGGCGCTGCACGGCGCTCGACTTCCGCCTCGCGGGCCCCTGA
- a CDS encoding helix-turn-helix transcriptional regulator, translating into MGSSIGATIRHLREERGWSQARLAREVCRAAGVIGEPVGRQEISRWETGKRTPREWLPFLAAALGIPVGALKEPRELAGPPLPTLADFLPAEDLLKPLSGRTGRRIGMDAVDELQQRVHGLRLADDVLAGGDLIRPALRDLRRAVKLHRESTYTSEVGRQLLRQIGELAQIAGWIASDAGQHTEAERIYRLGISAARQAEDHTLAGNLAGSLAYQLSNTGREMEGLTLAQAAFRDSQAEAPPKARALYLDRVAWAHTKVGGAENGQQAMRALGEAGQALSEDSEGTESPAYLYWVDAGELRVMESRVYTELHRPLRAVPLLREVLSAYDATHTREMALYLSWLAVALADANEPEEAAAVAERVISLGACTPSERVAERVRVILSRLREYVDVPEVAALLTEHQAA; encoded by the coding sequence ATGGGCAGCAGCATCGGGGCCACCATCCGGCACCTACGCGAAGAGCGAGGGTGGAGTCAGGCACGGCTGGCACGTGAGGTCTGCCGGGCAGCCGGGGTGATCGGGGAACCAGTCGGGCGGCAGGAGATCAGCCGTTGGGAGACAGGCAAGCGCACTCCCCGTGAATGGCTGCCGTTCCTCGCCGCTGCGCTGGGCATCCCCGTGGGGGCGCTCAAAGAGCCCCGGGAGCTTGCTGGGCCGCCTTTGCCGACCCTGGCTGACTTTCTGCCTGCCGAAGACCTTTTGAAGCCCCTGAGTGGCCGCACAGGGCGGCGAATCGGCATGGACGCTGTGGACGAACTGCAACAGCGGGTGCACGGGCTCAGGTTGGCCGACGACGTATTGGCAGGCGGGGACCTGATCCGCCCGGCACTCCGAGACCTTCGGCGCGCGGTGAAGCTGCATCGAGAAAGCACCTACACCAGCGAAGTGGGGCGGCAACTGCTCAGGCAGATCGGGGAGCTGGCACAGATCGCCGGATGGATCGCCAGTGACGCCGGACAGCACACGGAAGCCGAGCGCATCTACCGGCTGGGGATCAGCGCTGCACGACAGGCGGAAGACCACACCCTTGCCGGAAACCTCGCCGGGTCACTCGCCTATCAGCTCAGCAACACAGGCCGGGAAATGGAAGGCCTCACGCTGGCCCAGGCTGCATTCAGGGACTCACAGGCCGAAGCACCCCCGAAAGCCCGCGCGCTCTACCTGGACCGGGTGGCATGGGCTCACACGAAAGTCGGGGGCGCCGAGAACGGGCAGCAAGCCATGCGCGCACTCGGGGAAGCCGGACAAGCCCTGAGCGAAGACAGCGAAGGGACGGAATCACCTGCCTACCTGTACTGGGTGGACGCCGGCGAACTCCGGGTCATGGAATCCCGGGTCTACACAGAACTTCACCGGCCCTTGCGCGCCGTGCCGTTGCTCCGAGAAGTCCTCAGCGCCTATGACGCCACGCATACCCGGGAAATGGCCCTGTACCTCTCCTGGCTGGCCGTGGCGCTGGCCGATGCCAACGAACCAGAAGAGGCGGCAGCCGTGGCCGAACGGGTCATTTCCCTCGGAGCCTGCACTCCGTCAGAGCGAGTGGCCGAACGGGTGCGCGTCATTCTCAGCCGGTTGCGGGAATACGTGGACGTGCCGGAAGTCGCTGCCCTGCTCACTGAGCACCAGGCAGCATGA
- a CDS encoding SMP-30/gluconolactonase/LRE family protein → MPGEHPELYEILDERFRTGRCAAGDSRLEKLYDGCRWAEGPLYVPAGRYVVWSDIPNDRLLRWDETTGAVGVFRSPAGHPNGNTLDTEGRLVTCEQGNRRVTRTEHDGTLTVLADRFQGKRLNSPNDAAVKSDGSIWFSDPDFGIVSDYEGHRAESEIGACNVYRIDPRTGEVTLVADGFQGPNGLVFSPDETRLYVSDSRANHIRVFDVRDDGTLGGGEVFVEGQLGKFDNIRFDDTGRLWAAAMHGGVHCYDPDGTLLGRILVPGTVANIRFGGAKRNRLFIAADTALYSLLTSVTGTPALPTAARP, encoded by the coding sequence ATGCCCGGCGAGCACCCCGAGTTGTACGAGATCCTCGACGAGCGGTTCCGCACCGGCCGGTGCGCCGCCGGTGACTCGCGGCTGGAGAAGCTCTACGACGGCTGCCGCTGGGCCGAGGGGCCGCTCTACGTCCCGGCCGGGCGGTACGTCGTATGGAGCGACATCCCCAACGACCGCCTCCTGCGCTGGGACGAGACCACCGGCGCGGTCGGCGTCTTCCGCTCGCCCGCCGGTCATCCCAACGGCAACACCCTGGACACCGAGGGGCGCCTGGTCACCTGTGAGCAGGGCAACCGCCGCGTCACCCGCACCGAGCACGACGGCACCCTCACCGTGCTCGCCGACCGCTTCCAGGGCAAGCGGCTCAACAGCCCGAACGACGCCGCCGTGAAGTCCGACGGCTCGATCTGGTTCTCCGACCCCGACTTCGGGATCGTCTCCGACTACGAGGGCCACCGCGCCGAGAGCGAGATCGGCGCCTGCAACGTCTACCGGATCGACCCCCGCACCGGTGAGGTCACGCTGGTCGCCGACGGCTTCCAGGGCCCCAACGGCCTGGTCTTCTCCCCCGACGAGACCCGGCTGTACGTATCCGACAGCCGCGCCAACCACATCCGCGTCTTCGACGTCCGCGACGACGGCACCCTCGGCGGCGGCGAGGTCTTCGTCGAAGGCCAGCTCGGCAAGTTCGACAACATCCGCTTCGACGACACCGGGCGCCTCTGGGCCGCCGCCATGCACGGCGGCGTGCACTGCTACGACCCCGACGGCACCCTCCTCGGCCGCATCCTGGTCCCCGGCACCGTCGCCAACATCCGCTTCGGCGGCGCCAAGCGCAACCGCCTGTTCATCGCCGCCGACACCGCCCTGTACTCCCTCCTGACGTCCGTCACCGGCACCCCCGCCCTGCCGACGGCCGCCCGTCCGTAG